A part of Daphnia pulex isolate KAP4 chromosome 6, ASM2113471v1 genomic DNA contains:
- the LOC124195680 gene encoding uncharacterized protein LOC124195680, whose translation MENNSTPEEVKSETSGRQQPNGADDGRWWSRFKALGHGLLEAVGLRKKNKNPLGEHSESCHLGGEPDHLATQYKHYWLGKLGLTSKDVEEEPSPSAEAQERLEFIK comes from the exons ATGGAGAACAACTCGACACCGGAGGAGGTCAAGTCCGAGACGAGTGGTAGGCAACAGCCGAATGGGGCTGATGATGGTCGGTGGTGGTCCCGGTTCAAAGCACTTGGTCACGGCCTGCTGGAAGCGGTGGGTCTTCGCAAAAAGAATAA GAATCCATTGGGCGAACATTCGGAATCCTGCCACCTCGGAGGTGAACCTGACCATCTCGCCACGCAGTACAAACATTATTGGCT AGGGAAATTGGGACTGACAAGTAAAGATGTCGAAGAGGAGCCATCGCCATCAGCAGAAGCTCAGGAACGACTCGAGTTTATCAAGTGA
- the LOC124195683 gene encoding carboxypeptidase A2-like, with the protein MLPVIQVVADSMFNSVRTGRNRRYPDFLSLRQNQCWAAISIVVIVVLASLGFAHLIANGMKNKTSYSGDVLLRVFPKSESDKKYLQNFDSLNIDAQVWGLPTNTDIPVYIFAKAGSMHRLTKTLHGNKLKFNILIQNMQTLIDQEERSIAERRNKQTTELFDFENYHPYEAIVTWLETLANASSLISLSSMGKSYEGNDLLLVSISANKSRSKEGEDLNQHQTVEQEHGSKTYQKSNFLQKRSIRPISMGKSQSKAVIYINCGMHAREWISISSCLWMINELVTSKTGSATSLLLDTYDFWFVPVANPDGYIYSWTTDRLWRKNRSPGNPCSGVDLNRNFDVGFNATSRNPCSISYGGVEPESEEETKALTKLLYLNSYRIKATLFIHSFSQLWLSPYSVNNTYPKEYPEMRRVMSKAVNAVKSFFGTDFNFGSIANILYSAPGSAVDYCYETFGIVNSFVVQLRDRGTNGFMLPLDEIKPTAIETWGGLLAMALAINEQIPQTNTGSRA; encoded by the exons ATGCTGCCGGTGATTCAAGTTGTTGCTGACAGTATGTTTAATTCAGTAAGAACAGGACGTAACCGTCGCTATCCGGATTTTTTAAGTCTACGCCAGAATCAGTGTTGGGCCGCTATTTCAATCGTAGTTATTGTCGTTTTAGCTTCTTTGGGTTTCGCCCATCTAATTGCCAATGgcatgaaaaacaaaacaagttatTCTGG GGATGTGTTGCTACGCGTTTTTCCGAAATCTGAAAGTGATAAGAAGTACCTACAGAATTTTGATAGCCTCAACATCGATGCGCAGGTTTGGGGTTTACCAACCAACACGGATATTCCAGTGTACATCTTCGCGAAGGCCGGTTCCATGCATCGACTAACGAAGACTCTTCAcggaaataaattgaaatttaatatcCTTATTCAGAATATGCAAAC ATTGATAGACCAAGAAGAACGCTCTATAGCCGAGCGGCGCAACAAGCAAACAACGGAActctttgattttgaaaattaccATCCATACGAAGCG ATTGTTACATGGCTCGAAACGCTAGCTAACGCAAGCAGTTTGATCAGTCTGAGCTCTATGGGTAAATCCTATGAGGGAAATGATCTCTTACTGGTCTCAATCAGCGCCAACAAGTCCAGAAGTAAAGAAGGCGAGGATTTAAATCAACATCAAACAGTGGAGCAAGAACACGGATCGAAAACTTATCAGAAATCAAACTTCCTTCAAAAACGCAGCATCAGACCGATATCGATGGGTAAATCGCAATCAAAAGCTGTAATTTATATCAACTGTGGAATGCATGCAAGAGAATGGATCTCTATCTCTTCTTGCCTTTGGATGATTAATGAG CTTGTCACTAGTAAAACAGGATCAGCAACGTCACTCCTTTTGGACACGTatgatttttggtttgttcCTGTAGCAAATCCTGATGGCTATATTTATTCGTGGACTACG GATCGGCTGTGGCGCAAAAACCGCTCTCCTGGTAATCCGTGTAGTGGTGTAGATTTAAACAGAAATTTTGATGTCGGATTCAATGCTACATCTAGAAATCCCTG TTCAATCAGTTACGGAGGAGTAGAACCAGAAtcggaagaagaaaccaaagCCCTGACCAAACTGCTATATTTAAACAGCTACCGAATTAAAGCAACACTTTTCATCCATTCGTTTTCACAGCTATGGCTTTCACCATACAGTGTTAACAATACCTATCCGAAGGAATATCCCGAGATG AGGAGAGTAATGTCTAAGGCTGTCAATGCGGTTAAATCTTTCTTTGGAACcgattttaattttggaaGTATCGCCAATATTTTGT ATTCGGCTCCCGGATCAGCAGTTGATTACTGCTATGAGACATTTGGGATTGTGAATTCTTTCGTGGTGCAACTGCGAGACAGAGGGACGAACGGTTTCATGTTACCACTCGACGAAATTAAACCAACTGCGATCGAGACATGGGGCGGACTGCTTGCTATGGCATTGGCAATTAATGAACAGATTCCACAGACTAATACCGGTAGTCGCGCTTGA